From the genome of Podospora bellae-mahoneyi strain CBS 112042 chromosome 2, whole genome shotgun sequence:
AAACTCACAAAATGTTGCCTATCGCCACCTACCTCGTCAGCATGCTGGCACTGATCAGCACCGTGTACAGCACCCCCGCGGTTGTCGACAACTCACTCTCCCTTCACAACACCTCATTCCTCGCTGCTTATGACGACTCGGAGTATATCCTGGAATGGACCTGCAATCATGATACCTCGCCAGCCCACCAAAACTCCATCCGGGACGGAATTGATTACCTACGTTCGTTGCCAGAGACACCCAGACCACGGACGACGCCAAAGGTTGTGGTCGCGTAAGCTGCTCTTGGAGAAGCGCTATTACTTGGTGTAACGAGGTAGGTTCAAACCGCCAGAGAGTCATCCTCGGGGACCTTCTACATTCTACTGacatccaaccaccacagaaCTTCAACACTGGAATCGAGACTACGTGGGAGCACATTGCCGCAGGTGCCGAGAGTCTGCTCACCAAGTGCTCTTACAACGACGGTCGCGGGGTGAATGGAGTGGCGTGTTATAGCACAAACTGGTTTGTGAAAGTTTGGGTCAACGACTGTTGATGGCGGGTTGTTGAAGTCAGTCGTAGCGAGGGAGGATAGAAGGTTTGTCGTAAATTTGCGACTCAATATACCCGTACTGGTTGCCGGGCTGCGTTCTTGAGTATGGCAAACAAATGATGTGATATAGATGTCGGCCGTGTAGTTGTAAAGAGAGATGAGCAATAAAGTGCCCTTTCTACTGTTGCTGTGGCCCAAACCAAAATAACCCGTCCTCCGGCTATTGTCTCCGAAACTCGGCCGCAACATTTGTGTTCAAGTTGTTGCTCTTCCGTGAACAATGATGTAGTCTTCATTTGCTTTGATATCTTGCTTCTCTCGGCCGAAGGGCCCATGCTTATCGAACGTTTGTACGTCAAGGAGCAACAAGATTTCCGCCCGATGTCTTCTCCGCGGTTCATCAGCGGCAGTTGTCCAAggtggcagcagcgggcTGCTCCTGCCAGCCGTGCCCCTAACCAGTATCTATATCCATGGTTTCCCCCAGCTCTCGGTCCTTCCCCTCTTTTCCAAACCATCAAACACACACTCACCATTTGCACAATGAtatccatcctcaccatcgtCGCCAGCGCGCTGGCCTTCTCAAGCGTGGCCTACAGCGCCCCCGCTGAACTCGCCACCTCCAATGGCACCGCCACGGTCTCAGACTACACTGTATACTACGAGTGTAACCCATCCAACCTGAAGTGGGCCGAAATCAAGAACATCCAGATCGGCCGCGATTATCTAAACGGGCTCCCGGGCAAGGCCAAAATCGCCGGAGGCAAGCACTGCGACCGCGTCAGCTGCTCGTATAACTCGGCCATTTTCTACTGCAACGACGTGGGTGATCCTGCTGTTTTCGGTTTATTGCTTCTCTTCAAAACTGACGCTGATTGTGAAAGGATGATAACGAGAAGGAGGTCGAGTGGGAGAGGCTCGCCGAATTCACCTCACTGCTTCTTGACAAGTGTGGTGATCAGAGCGTGGTGAAGGGCAGGGTGTTCGACAGGCCTAACTGGCATACTGAGGTTCAGGGTGAAGCTTGCTAAGGGAGGCTGGGTGAAGTAGTTGGGTGTTAAGCAACACAGGGACGAGCATAGAGTTGTAGTTTCGCGCGGAGCCGCGACTGAATGCATATGCGCTGGTTTAGCACGGTTTCTTCAGagttttattttattacAAGAACTGTGATTGTCCATTTCGTGTCGTGGTTTCTTCCCCATCGAGTATTACCAACTTGCCTGGTGTCCAGGGAGCAGCGGGCGTAATCGGCGTTTCATACTGACTCCGGATATATTCCAGTATCCGGCTATCTGCTCATGGAGTGACAGACGTCGGGTTACTAGCTCAACTTTCTCGTCACCTTCTATAAATTTCTCTCGATTGTAGAAGAAAATGTCGAAGTTTCGCCCGAAATAATCTCCAAAGCCAGGCCCCCACTTCAGGTCTTCTCATGGAGCAGGTCATCATCTTTCCTTGGTTCACTTGAACACGGTCTCTGTGAGATACCACATCTAGGAGTCGGCCATAAATCATGCAAGTGAAAACGATCAGTTGTCTATCACCTTGGAAGAGCAATCACAACGACAGTATAGAGCATGAACAGCACAAGAAGTGGGGCCAGAAGTTGACGGAGGGCAGTGAATGATAGCAACTGTCTACCTTGACCCTTGTATTCTGTATATATACCTAAATCACAGGTAAGTTGGCGAACTGTTCTCCTTCTCTACAcgccacccaacccaaccgacTTACAGTTGCTTCCGACACACAGCTTACACCATATTGGCTGTTCTCACCCTTATCACCAGCATGCTGGCCGTGACCTACAGCGTCCCATCTTTCCACGACATCACCTCGCTCCACAACAGCACTTCCTTATACAACAGATCGGCTCCGACTTTTGGCAATAAGGATATCTATCCCAAGAGCTCCAGATATTATACATGCAAAATGGAGGGCAACGGAGCCCCGATCAACAAGATTGGCCACGGACTCAAATACCTCTATGACCTGCAGCCCAGCCTAGCGAGGATTGGCGAGGGCAGACACTGCGACCACGTCAGCTGCGAGTGGGGGTCGGCCATCTTTTTCTGCAATGATGATATAGGTTCATGTCGCGAATGGCCAGGTTGACGTTGTTGAGATCTGTTGCTGATATGAGTTTATCATAGACGAACCGCGTCAAGGCAGTCGAATGGCCTCAGATTGCCGATGCCGCTTTGTTCCTCATCGGCACATGCAGGGATACTTCTGAGGTGACTGTGAAGGGCAAGGTGTACTTCACGAAGTAACTGGCATGTTGAGGTTGTCGGAAGTGTCAGTAGTTGCtgaatgggttggttgggattCACGATGCTGGAGCAGGTGGtctgaggttgaggatgtggCTGATAATACATGGGCACTGGTTACTGGATTGTTCTTCTGTCTTTGTCTGCTATGCTGTGGTGATGCTCAGTAAATGTGGTGACGATTAAGGGGGCCCCACTATAAAAGTATAAGCCAGGGGGCGGCCCACTCCCAAGGGAGGGTCCGTGTCGACGTGCCAACATGATCCGGGCTGTCCCAAGAAACTTGACGGCGCCGCATTTGGTCGACCCCAAAGCGAACCTGGTTTCTGGGTCAGATAACGTGTCATTCTTTCCCAGTGTTTATCCTCGAGCATTCTTGTTGCAGTATCTTCACAATTGGGCCATCAACGGTTCTCAGAATGTCAGACTGATCATGACAGTGGCCGCCAATCAGCATGGACGATCCATGGCGCTCACCATGGACTGCGACCGACGTCGACCCCGACAAAGACCACAagcttccctctccctctctctccaaaTCCGACCTCGCTCCTCCACCGCGCGCGCTTCTCTCGGGCACCAGCTCTCCACGACTCTCGGCGGCAGTCGAATCTTCGCCATGGGGCGATGACGGGGATGGCCTCGGGGACTGGGCCGGCGCTTCGACACCAGCGGCCGATGCCTCGTCGGTTCATTCGGGATGGGGCGGTGGGTGGGCAACGAGTCCGAATCTTGCGGCCGTTCGACGAGACGATGATTCCGGCAGGTTAAGCCCAATCGCGTGGCCTGGCAACATTGCGACGCCAAAGCCAGCAAACGGCTCCGCCTTTCGACAACCCTCGCCCGATCCCTGGGCAGCTGAGTCGTCGGTCGACAAACCGCCAACGGAAATCGACGCACCCCAAGTAATCGTCGATCTTGCCTCTCCTCGAGCGATGCACTTTGAGACGCTGAAAGCCACAACCGGTTTGGGGGCGATTGGCCTGGATGCTGGATGGGATAGTGCCTCGGTGGAAGAGAACAGAGAAGGACCAACGGAGGTCACGGATCCCCAGAATCATGAAGAAAAGCGAGCAGAGGATCCGGCACAGCTTCCGCGGCACAATGGCGAGTTTCGCTCGTACACTCCGTCGAACGAAGGAACAGATCACGACGATGATCATCAAGACTCACCCATAACGTCCATTGACGAAGACCACAGAGGCCGTCAACGAGAACCGGCCCGGCCTGCTGGTAAGGTCCAGGAGCTGGTCGTCAAGTTCGACGGTCTTGCCAAGGCTAAGAGCCAGGAGAGCTTGCGTGTCCCTCGGCCGAAGAGCAGCGGCAGTGGCAGTGTGGGCAAACGGGATGCCTCGAGTGACAATGGTGATTTTGGTGACTTCGAGGATACAGAGGACGTCAaatcccacccacccccagaTCCCGTGGAACAACCCGTGGCACCTCAGAGTTCGGAAGACGCGGAACGACCTGtcacacctccctcatcgcaAGACGTAAAGTCACCACTcactcctccttcatcaaaGTCAAAATGTGAAGACGAAACTCCCACAAAGCGATCTCCCCAGGTAAAGTCCAGTGCCGTTGCTTCCCCCGAAGTTCCTATCAGACCGAAAATCGTCCGTCCGACCTTTGAAGTCAATTTGGACCAAGTTGGTGAACTTTTCGAGTCGATGAAAGTTCCTGTTAAACTGCCCATCATTAGTATTGATGGTGAGATTCCGGAGCGTGTCATCACCGACAGCTTCAACGAGATATCTGAACGAAAGCTGTGGTACCGTTTGTCTCGGTTGGGATCGGCGAGGAGACACGATGCTGCAGATGAAGACAGCTACAGACGGATCACTTGGCCGACGTCCACAGTTCGTCAGGAAGTCATTACAATCGTCCGCCGGTGGATGGAAGAAGACTCCATTGCTGGCCGAGTGGCTCTTGGCGGAGGCATATCCAAGACTCAGAAGAATATGTTCGGCTGGGATTCCTCTGCCGAGCCTGTTGGTCTGGATGCTGTCTTTGGCAAGCGAAAACAGGAATCTAGGGCAGCTCCACCCCAGCCGATCCAGATCTCAGATTCCCTGGCGTCTTTTCTTGAACCACCAACTTCTACGACGTCTAGATCAGCCCACAGTGTCGCATCACCCCCACCAGCTGTACAAAGCCCGCCGGTTGCTTCCTTCGGGTGGA
Proteins encoded in this window:
- a CDS encoding hypothetical protein (EggNog:ENOG503P503), which codes for MDDPWRSPWTATDVDPDKDHKLPSPSLSKSDLAPPPRALLSGTSSPRLSAAVESSPWGDDGDGLGDWAGASTPAADASSVHSGWGGGWATSPNLAAVRRDDDSGRLSPIAWPGNIATPKPANGSAFRQPSPDPWAAESSVDKPPTEIDAPQVIVDLASPRAMHFETLKATTGLGAIGLDAGWDSASVEENREGPTEVTDPQNHEEKRAEDPAQLPRHNGEFRSYTPSNEGTDHDDDHQDSPITSIDEDHRGRQREPARPAGKVQELVVKFDGLAKAKSQESLRVPRPKSSGSGSVGKRDASSDNGDFGDFEDTEDVKSHPPPDPVEQPVAPQSSEDAERPVTPPSSQDVKSPLTPPSSKSKCEDETPTKRSPQVKSSAVASPEVPIRPKIVRPTFEVNLDQVGELFESMKVPVKLPIISIDGEIPERVITDSFNEISERKLWYRLSRLGSARRHDAADEDSYRRITWPTSTVRQEVITIVRRWMEEDSIAGRVALGGGISKTQKNMFGWDSSAEPVGLDAVFGKRKQESRAAPPQPIQISDSLASFLEPPTSTTSRSAHSVASPPPAVQSPPVASFGWSESPACAPTPTTTLAPPPRPSTGGSAPSALPSTAGHSRTASQPAVFGAPRAFSPAPIAEANHDDEDDDEDWGEMVSSPVESKPAGFQSLDDAFAAPIAPTTSASTLSDPEAAAETRPSASEPWSTMDFSMFDAPAPALSQSKVPAALPTLSDTPLAFSPIVVTFPLSLSETPTPSPTFTPPTQTSPPPPKVLLSARPFTPSVPSRLSEHMSVPPDPVPPIQDPIHDLTTSDDEVAKQIIANLPDLAVAILSARILFLREISQFPIVR
- a CDS encoding hypothetical protein (EggNog:ENOG503PEV2; COG:S), whose protein sequence is MLIERLYVKEQQDFRPMSSPRFISGSCPRWQQRAAPASRAPNQYLYPWFPPALGPSPLFQTIKHTLTICTMISILTIVASALAFSSVAYSAPAELATSNGTATVSDYTVYYECNPSNLKWAEIKNIQIGRDYLNGLPGKAKIAGGKHCDRVSCSYNSAIFYCNDDDNEKEVEWERLAEFTSLLLDKCGDQSVVKGRVFDRPNWHTEVQGEAC
- a CDS encoding hypothetical protein (EggNog:ENOG503PEV2; COG:S) — its product is MLPIATYLVSMLALISTVYSTPAVVDNSLSLHNTSFLAAYDDSEYILEWTCNHDTSPAHQNSIRDGIDYLRSLPETPRPRTTPKVVVAAITWCNENFNTGIETTWEHIAAGAESLLTKCSYNDGRGVNGVACYSTNWFVKVWVNDC